In a genomic window of Pseudomonadota bacterium:
- a CDS encoding RsmE family RNA methyltransferase, with protein sequence MANFSYTREISTTTASFGRDEYRHFITVLRKKTGDLIHFLDGQGGKYTGRIVTIDATANSFQAEVESHHHYRPNFPSITLALALPKGKKFTFIIQKAVELGIRKIIPLESRYSVKQLPASRDKERKLIQWQKTALEAIKQCGNPYLPEIKHPIPLTSLNLPSGKNFVKLLFHGPAAEGISTQATALARTREVLMIIGPEGGFSPEETEFLSGHGCRTISLGSTTLRLETATIAAIAIVQYLAQV encoded by the coding sequence ATGGCCAATTTCAGCTATACCAGAGAGATTTCAACCACCACAGCCAGTTTTGGTCGGGATGAATACCGCCATTTCATCACCGTACTGCGAAAAAAAACAGGTGACCTGATTCATTTTCTTGACGGTCAAGGCGGCAAGTATACTGGCAGAATAGTTACCATTGATGCAACTGCCAATTCATTTCAGGCTGAAGTGGAAAGCCACCACCACTACCGACCAAACTTCCCCTCTATCACCCTGGCCCTGGCCCTCCCCAAGGGGAAAAAATTTACTTTCATCATCCAGAAGGCGGTCGAGCTGGGCATCAGGAAGATTATCCCGCTGGAAAGCCGCTATTCAGTCAAACAACTGCCGGCAAGCCGGGATAAAGAACGTAAGCTTATCCAATGGCAGAAAACAGCCCTTGAAGCAATCAAACAGTGTGGCAATCCATATCTGCCTGAGATCAAACATCCTATTCCCTTGACATCCTTGAACTTGCCAAGCGGAAAAAACTTTGTTAAGCTTCTCTTCCATGGACCGGCTGCAGAAGGAATTTCAACTCAGGCCACGGCCCTGGCCCGTACCCGGGAAGTACTCATGATTATTGGTCCGGAAGGCGGATTTTCCCCGGAAGAAACCGAATTTTTAAGCGGACACGGCTGCCGGACAATAAGCCTCGGCTCCACCACTTTACGCCTTGAAACCGCTACCATTGCCGCTATTGCCATTGTCCAATACCTTGCTCAAGTTTGA
- the rimO gene encoding 30S ribosomal protein S12 methylthiotransferase RimO, producing the protein MIQLPKTAVITLGCPKNQVDAEQLLSLLAGDGFPLVGQIDEAETIIVNTCAFIQPAVEESLDTILEIAGRKQDGYCRYLVVMGCLPQRYGQELLKQIPEIDLALGTSAFLKLPALLLKLFQGKSPAKLHVSPPDYQNTCGLPQITSQPHTAYLKIAEGCDNHCSYCIIPQLKGKQASFPPAELTRKAIELAAAGVKELNVIAQDITAYGQKLPGRPDLVQLLKKLNKIDGLEWIRLLYAYPEKVSDELINLLGEQTKICPYLDLPVQHISDSVLKRMNRHGRSQTIKETIYKLGALQRTIHLRSTVIVGFPGETDRDFQLLLDFIGEGHFTYLGCFSYWPETGTKAAMMEAQIEASVKEERCRAIMDCQRRITSRHLQEYIGKSIPLLMEGESLESEFLLQARTAFQAPDIDGITYVTEGFAQPGKIAASRINQVHEYDLFAALNLSSTQTST; encoded by the coding sequence ATGATTCAACTGCCGAAGACCGCGGTTATCACCCTGGGCTGTCCGAAAAATCAGGTGGATGCCGAGCAGTTGCTGTCCCTGCTGGCCGGCGATGGATTTCCCCTTGTGGGCCAGATAGATGAAGCTGAAACAATCATTGTTAATACCTGTGCCTTTATCCAGCCGGCGGTGGAAGAATCACTGGATACTATCCTGGAGATTGCCGGGCGTAAGCAGGATGGATATTGCCGCTACCTGGTAGTCATGGGCTGCCTGCCCCAACGTTATGGGCAGGAATTGCTCAAACAGATTCCCGAAATTGATCTGGCCCTCGGCACCTCAGCCTTTTTGAAACTTCCAGCACTTTTACTAAAACTTTTCCAGGGCAAATCACCGGCCAAACTTCATGTATCGCCGCCAGACTACCAGAATACCTGTGGTCTGCCGCAAATCACCAGCCAACCACATACCGCCTATCTCAAAATTGCTGAAGGATGTGACAATCACTGCAGCTACTGTATAATTCCCCAACTCAAGGGGAAACAGGCCAGTTTCCCCCCGGCCGAACTGACTCGCAAAGCGATTGAACTTGCCGCCGCCGGCGTCAAAGAACTGAATGTAATCGCCCAGGATATAACCGCTTACGGGCAGAAACTTCCGGGCCGGCCTGACCTTGTTCAGTTGCTGAAAAAACTGAATAAGATTGATGGGCTGGAGTGGATTCGCCTCTTATACGCCTACCCGGAAAAGGTCAGTGATGAGCTTATAAATTTGCTGGGAGAGCAAACGAAAATCTGTCCCTATCTCGACCTGCCTGTTCAGCATATAAGCGATTCCGTCCTTAAACGCATGAACCGCCATGGCCGCTCTCAAACCATCAAAGAAACCATTTATAAATTGGGCGCACTGCAACGAACTATTCATCTGCGGAGCACGGTGATTGTCGGCTTCCCGGGTGAAACTGACCGTGACTTCCAACTCCTGTTGGATTTCATCGGCGAAGGGCATTTCACCTATCTTGGCTGTTTCTCTTACTGGCCGGAAACCGGTACCAAAGCCGCCATGATGGAAGCCCAAATTGAAGCGTCCGTTAAAGAAGAGCGATGCCGGGCCATAATGGATTGTCAGCGCCGGATTACCAGCCGACACCTGCAGGAATATATCGGCAAAAGTATACCTCTATTGATGGAAGGCGAAAGCCTCGAGTCCGAATTTCTGCTCCAGGCAAGAACAGCTTTTCAGGCCCCTGATATTGATGGAATTACCTATGTCACCGAGGGTTTTGCCCAGCCAGGTAAAATTGCTGCCAGCAGAATCAATCAGGTGCATGAATACGATCTCTTTGCGGCGCTGAATCTTTCATCTACACAAACCTCCACATAA
- a CDS encoding branched-chain amino acid aminotransferase has translation MEKLSISRNSTKKPIPTADKLGFGQLFSDHMLVMDYNQEQGWHHPRIEPYAPFCVEPAMMVFHYGQAIFEGMKAFSLEDGNIGIFRPQTHFARLNRSAGRLCIPQIDPDFILEILKQLLKIDHQWVPNEKGTALYIRPFIIATDNFLGVRPSHTYKFFIILSPVGAYYAEGFNPVKILVEDEFVRASQGGIGHIKTPGNYAASLLAALKAQEKGYTQVLWLDAKELKLLEEVGTMNIMLKIDGEVITPPLGGSILPGTTRDSVLAILKEWGIPCAERPISIDEVMTAASNGKLEEMFGTGTAAVISPVGELRYQQQAFKINDGKVGALSQRLFDHIAGIQYGLLPDTYGWLEKVTVSG, from the coding sequence ATGGAAAAATTAAGTATATCCCGCAACTCAACGAAAAAACCGATTCCAACTGCTGACAAACTGGGTTTCGGCCAGCTTTTTTCCGACCACATGCTGGTCATGGATTACAACCAGGAACAAGGATGGCACCATCCACGCATTGAACCCTATGCTCCTTTCTGTGTTGAACCGGCAATGATGGTTTTTCATTATGGCCAGGCTATTTTTGAAGGCATGAAGGCCTTTAGCCTGGAAGACGGCAATATCGGCATTTTCCGCCCCCAGACCCATTTTGCCCGGCTTAACCGATCCGCCGGGCGATTGTGTATCCCCCAGATCGATCCGGATTTTATCCTTGAAATACTAAAACAATTGCTTAAAATTGATCATCAGTGGGTTCCCAATGAGAAAGGAACTGCTCTTTATATCAGGCCGTTTATCATCGCCACCGATAATTTTCTTGGCGTCCGGCCTTCCCATACCTACAAGTTTTTCATCATCTTATCACCGGTGGGGGCCTATTATGCTGAAGGATTCAACCCGGTAAAGATCCTGGTGGAAGATGAATTTGTGCGGGCGTCACAAGGAGGCATTGGCCACATTAAAACACCGGGAAATTATGCTGCCAGCCTGTTGGCGGCTTTAAAAGCGCAGGAAAAGGGCTATACTCAGGTTCTCTGGCTTGATGCCAAGGAGTTGAAACTCCTGGAAGAAGTGGGGACTATGAATATCATGCTGAAGATTGACGGAGAAGTTATCACTCCTCCTTTAGGCGGCAGCATTTTACCGGGAACTACCCGCGATTCTGTCCTGGCGATTCTCAAAGAATGGGGAATCCCCTGCGCTGAACGCCCCATCAGCATCGATGAGGTCATGACGGCAGCAAGTAACGGAAAACTGGAAGAAATGTTTGGAACCGGCACGGCAGCGGTTATCTCACCAGTGGGTGAGCTGAGATATCAACAGCAGGCATTCAAGATCAATGACGGCAAAGTCGGCGCCTTATCCCAACGTCTTTTCGACCATATTGCCGGGATTCAATATGGCCTCTTGCCTGACACCTATGGATGGCTGGAAAAAGTAACCGTTAGCGGATGA
- a CDS encoding endonuclease V yields MGKQVINHPWQLFYGEAVVLQRQLRERVIVADQDNWPPETVAGADISYDRRHNMLFAAVLIFSYPDLTLMAVEQQSAVASFPYIPGLLTFREGPLLAEILHRCPRLPDLLVCDGQGIAHPRGLGLAAHLGVLFDLPTIGCAKTKLVGEYKLPGLEKGAMSPLRKTTGELFGMVVRTRERVKPVFVSPGHLISVKRAAMMVLKLSTRYRLPEVTRQAHQYVNRMRKKWLAEIERPVPSA; encoded by the coding sequence ATGGGCAAACAAGTTATAAATCATCCATGGCAGCTGTTTTACGGGGAAGCGGTGGTGCTGCAGCGGCAGCTGCGGGAACGGGTCATTGTCGCCGACCAGGATAACTGGCCGCCGGAAACTGTGGCTGGGGCCGATATCTCTTATGACCGGCGCCACAATATGCTCTTCGCTGCGGTTCTGATATTTTCTTATCCGGATTTAACCCTGATGGCGGTGGAACAGCAATCAGCCGTGGCTTCTTTTCCTTATATTCCCGGACTGTTGACCTTTCGTGAGGGGCCATTGCTGGCTGAAATTCTGCATCGCTGTCCCCGCCTGCCGGATCTGCTGGTCTGTGATGGCCAGGGTATAGCTCACCCTCGTGGTTTAGGGCTGGCTGCACATCTGGGCGTTCTTTTTGACCTGCCAACCATCGGTTGTGCCAAAACCAAACTGGTGGGAGAATATAAACTGCCAGGGTTGGAAAAGGGAGCAATGAGTCCATTGCGGAAAACGACCGGGGAGCTTTTCGGCATGGTAGTCCGGACTCGGGAGCGGGTTAAGCCGGTTTTTGTTTCGCCGGGTCACCTTATAAGTGTAAAGCGGGCAGCCATGATGGTGCTGAAACTTTCTACCCGCTATCGCTTGCCGGAAGTTACCCGCCAGGCTCACCAGTATGTTAACCGGATGCGCAAAAAATGGCTGGCAGAAATAGAACGGCCAGTACCATCAGCGTGA
- a CDS encoding CooT family nickel-binding protein, translating into MCQSNAFLVKENGTEEMVMEDVSLITPMEDGSLELTGLFGDSLTLNASIKEMDLLKHKILIQGN; encoded by the coding sequence ATGTGTCAATCGAATGCTTTTCTGGTAAAAGAAAATGGAACTGAAGAAATGGTGATGGAGGATGTTTCTCTCATCACCCCCATGGAAGATGGCTCCCTGGAACTAACCGGCCTTTTTGGAGACAGTTTAACCCTCAATGCCTCCATCAAAGAGATGGATTTATTGAAGCATAAAATCCTCATCCAGGGAAACTGA
- a CDS encoding acyl-CoA dehydrogenase family protein codes for MCFDLAEEQEILRKSVRSFAEKEIAPVAQELDEAEEFSLELTGKMADLGLFGMFVSPEYGGSGLDYVSYIIAVEEIARVDGSQAATVAAGNSLGIGPINYFGSEEQKKKWLPPLCSGKMLAAFGLTEANAGSDAGNSKTNAVLDGNEWVINGSKIFITNASTPITGVIVVQAVTGTRPDGRPEMSCILVPADASGLDCRVMHKKMMWRSSNTTEIYFDDCRVPKENLLGKQGAGFHMMLSTLDGGRLSIGAMGLGGAQGAFEKALRYANERQQFGRPLIDFQITQFKLADMAMEIELARNLLYKACWLRDHDRPFSKEAAMGKLYCSETMGRVVNHAVQIHGGYGLMKEYDVERFYRDQKLLDIGEGTSEVQRIVISRLLQ; via the coding sequence TTGTGTTTTGATTTGGCGGAAGAACAGGAAATTCTGCGTAAAAGTGTGCGCTCTTTTGCGGAAAAGGAGATTGCGCCGGTAGCGCAGGAATTAGATGAAGCGGAAGAGTTTTCCCTGGAATTGACCGGGAAAATGGCGGATCTCGGCTTGTTTGGCATGTTTGTATCGCCTGAGTACGGCGGTTCCGGTCTTGATTATGTATCTTATATTATCGCCGTTGAGGAAATTGCCCGGGTTGATGGTTCGCAGGCTGCTACTGTAGCCGCGGGAAACTCTCTGGGGATTGGGCCGATCAATTACTTTGGTTCCGAAGAGCAGAAGAAAAAATGGCTGCCGCCTTTATGTTCCGGGAAGATGCTGGCAGCTTTTGGTTTAACCGAGGCCAATGCCGGTTCCGATGCCGGGAATTCAAAGACCAATGCCGTATTGGATGGCAATGAATGGGTTATTAACGGTTCGAAAATCTTTATTACCAATGCTTCCACCCCGATTACCGGGGTTATTGTGGTTCAGGCTGTTACCGGTACCAGGCCTGATGGTCGGCCGGAGATGAGTTGTATCCTGGTTCCTGCCGATGCTTCCGGGTTGGATTGCCGGGTTATGCACAAAAAAATGATGTGGCGGTCATCCAATACCACGGAGATATATTTTGATGACTGCCGGGTGCCAAAAGAAAACCTTCTCGGTAAGCAGGGTGCTGGTTTTCATATGATGCTGTCGACTCTGGATGGTGGGCGTCTCAGTATTGGCGCCATGGGCCTGGGTGGTGCTCAGGGGGCGTTTGAAAAAGCTTTGCGTTATGCCAATGAACGGCAGCAGTTTGGCCGGCCGCTGATAGATTTTCAGATAACCCAGTTTAAGCTGGCGGATATGGCGATGGAAATTGAGCTGGCTAGGAATCTGCTTTATAAAGCCTGCTGGTTGCGGGATCATGATCGGCCGTTTTCCAAGGAGGCCGCCATGGGCAAGCTTTATTGCTCGGAAACCATGGGTAGGGTGGTTAATCACGCGGTTCAGATTCATGGTGGTTACGGCTTGATGAAAGAATATGATGTTGAAAGATTCTATCGGGATCAGAAACTGCTGGATATTGGTGAGGGAACATCCGAGGTCCAGCGAATTGTTATTTCACGATTATTGCAATAA
- a CDS encoding hydroxymethylglutaryl-CoA lyase yields MVNPYEGLPEAVTIVEVGPRDGWQNLSEFIPTEQKIVLINALSACGFAEIEVSSFVSPRAIPQLRDADQVFAAIDRVPGTVYSALVPNQRGLKQALTAGVDKVAFFISASETHNRENIGQSIAETTADIEAMLQKVPASLGVRVSISNVFGCPYEGNVPVNQVADLLKKIIAWGVEEITLCDTWGVATPGEIFSLLKYLDDQDIKSDFGLHLHDSSGRALAGVIAGLQWGITRFDTALGGLGGCPFAPGAAGNLATEDLVFCLEEMGVKTGISQDLLLRAANMLEKNVHHLASHMIPFFRGCQSS; encoded by the coding sequence ATGGTAAATCCCTATGAAGGCCTGCCGGAGGCGGTTACCATCGTTGAAGTCGGTCCCCGGGATGGTTGGCAGAATTTGTCGGAATTTATTCCCACTGAGCAGAAAATTGTCCTGATTAATGCACTGTCTGCCTGTGGTTTTGCCGAAATTGAAGTAAGCTCTTTTGTCAGTCCGCGGGCCATCCCTCAACTGCGGGATGCCGATCAGGTTTTTGCCGCTATCGACCGGGTACCGGGAACGGTCTACTCGGCCCTGGTTCCCAACCAGCGGGGCTTGAAACAGGCACTCACTGCCGGGGTTGATAAAGTGGCGTTTTTTATCTCGGCCAGTGAAACCCATAATCGGGAGAATATCGGCCAGAGTATCGCTGAAACAACGGCAGATATTGAAGCGATGTTGCAGAAGGTTCCGGCCTCACTGGGGGTCAGGGTTTCGATTTCCAATGTTTTTGGCTGTCCCTATGAGGGCAATGTTCCCGTTAACCAGGTAGCCGATCTGCTCAAAAAAATCATTGCCTGGGGAGTTGAAGAAATAACCTTATGTGATACTTGGGGGGTGGCAACCCCCGGGGAGATTTTTTCCTTATTGAAATACCTTGATGATCAGGATATCAAAAGTGATTTTGGTCTCCATCTGCATGACAGCAGTGGCCGAGCTCTGGCTGGGGTGATTGCCGGGTTGCAGTGGGGGATAACCCGTTTTGACACTGCCTTAGGTGGATTGGGCGGTTGTCCTTTTGCCCCGGGTGCAGCCGGTAATCTGGCTACGGAAGACTTGGTTTTCTGCCTGGAGGAAATGGGTGTGAAAACCGGGATATCTCAGGATTTATTGCTTCGGGCTGCTAATATGTTAGAGAAAAACGTCCATCATCTGGCCAGTCACATGATACCTTTTTTTCGGGGTTGTCAATCATCCTGA
- a CDS encoding enoyl-CoA hydratase-related protein, with amino-acid sequence MSELILTENRDGVLLLTLNRPQSMNSLNRELLASLAEEVKAIAFDPAVRVVVITGAGEKAFCSGADLRERATMTPVEVKQYIFNIRNTFTMVENLPKPVIAAVNGFAFGGGTELAMASDIRIVSPTAIMGLTETSLGIIPGAGGTQRLARLVGKGKAKELVFLAQRLKATEAMEIGLVNRVAAEGKLLDEAMEMAARIKQNAPVALEMAKYAINYGSEIDLGSGLALESNCYAVTIPTKDRQEGLLAFREKRKPVYTGE; translated from the coding sequence ATGTCAGAGTTGATTTTGACTGAAAATCGAGACGGTGTGTTGTTGTTAACTTTAAATCGACCCCAAAGCATGAACTCGCTGAATCGGGAGTTGTTGGCTTCCCTGGCTGAAGAGGTGAAGGCGATTGCTTTTGATCCTGCCGTGCGGGTGGTGGTTATTACCGGCGCCGGAGAAAAGGCATTTTGTTCCGGCGCTGATTTGAGAGAGCGGGCCACCATGACCCCGGTTGAGGTGAAGCAGTATATTTTTAACATCAGAAACACCTTTACCATGGTTGAAAATCTGCCTAAACCGGTTATTGCTGCTGTCAATGGTTTTGCTTTTGGCGGGGGAACGGAACTGGCGATGGCATCAGACATCAGGATTGTCTCCCCGACAGCAATAATGGGGCTTACTGAAACCAGCCTGGGAATTATTCCCGGAGCTGGAGGGACCCAGAGATTGGCCCGTCTGGTGGGCAAGGGAAAGGCCAAGGAACTGGTTTTCCTTGCCCAGCGGCTGAAAGCAACGGAGGCCATGGAGATCGGTCTGGTAAACCGGGTGGCAGCCGAAGGCAAGCTGCTTGATGAAGCCATGGAAATGGCGGCCAGGATCAAGCAGAATGCTCCTGTTGCCTTGGAAATGGCTAAGTATGCGATTAATTATGGTAGTGAAATTGACCTTGGTTCCGGCTTGGCGTTGGAATCAAACTGTTATGCGGTAACTATTCCCACCAAAGATCGTCAGGAAGGATTGCTGGCTTTCCGGGAAAAGAGAAAACCGGTCTATACCGGAGAATGA
- a CDS encoding pyruvate carboxyltransferase: protein MAKHDLFEIFERMPKRVNIGDITIRDGFQHEEHFIPTRAKAFYLHELAFAGVKKMEVTNLGNPRNMPQFNDAEELLKSVHSDIFKKRLAKRGIDHSEIEWTCITIRESAVDRAIELKEKGYGPDRILMMVSTDEQHHFANSGSTLPAYWKEAERCIKKCHDAGIKMCGTVSTIWGSPISGPTRFEDAVEFTKRWLSIGADDIEHADHDGSAPPDKVYRYFSMILDALPNTDLHVAHFHVTRGWGNANVLAALQAGITNFEATIGGTGGQPANFVDGVPGLGTGQYYYKDPNVVGLSVLEDMLVMMDEMGIDTGINIDRILELGTMMEKTIGRRLRSEAILNGRIPKEVRTDFKRPKLPITKEKNGEKPGQLIPEGWPAEAVVPPEISGLK from the coding sequence ATGGCAAAACATGATCTGTTTGAAATCTTTGAAAGAATGCCCAAAAGAGTTAATATTGGCGATATTACCATTCGTGATGGTTTTCAGCATGAGGAGCATTTTATCCCCACGCGAGCCAAAGCCTTCTACCTGCACGAACTGGCTTTTGCCGGGGTGAAGAAGATGGAGGTTACCAACCTTGGCAATCCCCGGAATATGCCCCAGTTCAACGACGCTGAAGAACTGCTGAAAAGTGTGCACAGTGATATTTTCAAGAAACGATTGGCGAAACGGGGCATTGATCACAGTGAAATCGAATGGACCTGTATTACCATTCGTGAGAGCGCCGTGGATCGGGCCATTGAACTCAAAGAAAAGGGCTATGGCCCCGACCGGATTCTGATGATGGTTTCCACCGATGAACAGCACCATTTTGCCAACTCCGGCAGCACATTGCCGGCTTATTGGAAGGAAGCGGAGCGCTGCATCAAAAAATGCCATGATGCCGGTATAAAGATGTGTGGTACCGTCAGCACCATCTGGGGCAGTCCCATCTCCGGCCCCACCAGGTTTGAGGACGCGGTGGAGTTTACCAAAAGGTGGCTGAGCATCGGTGCTGATGATATTGAGCATGCTGATCACGACGGTTCGGCGCCGCCGGATAAAGTGTATCGCTATTTTTCCATGATTCTCGATGCTCTGCCCAACACTGATCTTCATGTGGCTCATTTTCATGTTACCCGGGGCTGGGGTAACGCCAATGTTCTGGCGGCTCTGCAGGCTGGAATTACCAATTTTGAAGCGACTATCGGCGGCACCGGCGGTCAGCCGGCTAATTTTGTCGATGGCGTGCCGGGTCTGGGTACCGGGCAATACTACTATAAAGACCCCAATGTGGTGGGACTGTCAGTTCTGGAAGATATGCTGGTGATGATGGATGAAATGGGTATTGATACCGGCATCAATATCGACCGTATACTTGAACTGGGCACCATGATGGAGAAAACTATCGGTCGCCGCCTGCGTTCCGAAGCTATCCTCAACGGTCGGATTCCCAAGGAAGTACGTACAGATTTCAAGCGGCCGAAACTGCCGATTACGAAAGAAAAGAACGGTGAAAAACCAGGACAGCTGATCCCCGAGGGCTGGCCGGCAGAGGCTGTTGTGCCACCGGAAATTTCCGGTCTTAAATAA
- a CDS encoding fumarate hydratase, whose product MREVNVEQITRTVADLCMEANYYLGDDMLAILEKAVLVEESPTGRTILEQLQENATIAADDQVPICQDTGLAVVFLELGQDLHVIGGDLEAAINEGVRRGYEEGYLRKSSCHPFTRKNIGDNTPAIVHCRVVPGEQLKITIAPKGGGSENMSKVVMLKPADGIAGIKKQMVEWVEQAGGNPCPPTIVGVGIGGTFERAALLAKESLLREVGSSNPDPELNQLEKELLEEINNLGVGPQGLGGRVTSFAVHVKMLPCHIASLPLAINIQCHAARHKEAVL is encoded by the coding sequence ATGCGTGAAGTAAATGTTGAACAAATTACCAGGACCGTTGCTGACCTTTGTATGGAAGCCAATTATTATCTCGGTGATGATATGTTGGCAATTTTGGAAAAGGCTGTTTTGGTTGAGGAATCGCCAACCGGGCGGACTATTTTAGAGCAGTTGCAGGAAAATGCTACCATTGCGGCTGACGATCAGGTGCCTATTTGTCAGGATACCGGATTGGCGGTAGTTTTTCTGGAATTGGGGCAGGATCTGCATGTCATCGGTGGTGATCTCGAAGCAGCCATTAATGAAGGGGTCCGCCGGGGATATGAGGAAGGTTATCTGCGTAAATCATCATGTCATCCATTTACCCGGAAAAATATCGGCGATAATACTCCGGCAATTGTCCATTGCCGGGTAGTTCCGGGCGAACAGCTGAAAATAACCATAGCTCCTAAAGGCGGCGGCAGTGAAAATATGTCCAAGGTGGTGATGCTGAAACCTGCCGATGGCATTGCCGGGATCAAAAAACAGATGGTTGAGTGGGTCGAACAGGCTGGTGGCAACCCCTGTCCGCCGACCATTGTCGGCGTCGGGATTGGCGGTACTTTTGAACGTGCTGCCCTGCTGGCAAAAGAATCATTGCTGCGTGAGGTGGGGAGCAGTAACCCTGATCCTGAACTTAACCAGCTGGAGAAAGAATTGCTGGAGGAAATTAATAATCTTGGGGTTGGTCCCCAGGGTCTTGGCGGACGGGTGACCAGTTTTGCTGTTCACGTTAAAATGTTGCCTTGTCATATTGCCAGTCTGCCTTTGGCGATCAATATTCAATGTCATGCCGCCAGGCATAAGGAAGCGGTGCTGTGA
- a CDS encoding Fe-S-containing hydro-lyase, translating into MEKVIRLQPPLDDEQVKSLKAGDRVLISGTIYTGRDAAHKRLVDLLDKGEKLPIPIAGQVIYFVGPAPAKPGHAIGSAGPTTSYRMDPYSPRLLAEGLKGMIGKGGRSSEVKAAIKKYHGIYFAAVGGAGALLAQRIKKAEIVAYEDLGPEAIRRLEVEDFPVVVVNDIDGNDLYEQGVAAYRRD; encoded by the coding sequence ATGGAAAAAGTTATTCGTTTGCAACCGCCATTGGATGATGAGCAGGTGAAATCTCTGAAAGCCGGCGATCGGGTTTTGATCAGCGGCACTATTTATACCGGCCGCGACGCCGCCCATAAACGTCTTGTCGATCTTCTTGATAAGGGGGAAAAGCTGCCGATTCCCATTGCCGGGCAGGTGATTTATTTTGTTGGCCCGGCACCGGCCAAACCAGGACATGCCATTGGTTCAGCCGGTCCTACTACCAGCTACCGGATGGATCCTTATTCTCCCCGTCTGCTGGCTGAGGGCTTGAAAGGGATGATAGGCAAGGGTGGTCGCAGTTCTGAAGTGAAAGCGGCCATAAAAAAATATCATGGCATCTATTTTGCCGCCGTTGGTGGTGCCGGGGCGCTATTGGCTCAACGGATCAAAAAGGCTGAGATTGTTGCTTATGAAGATCTGGGGCCCGAAGCTATTCGCCGGCTGGAAGTAGAAGATTTTCCAGTGGTGGTGGTTAATGATATCGATGGAAATGATCTGTATGAACAGGGTGTGGCTGCCTACAGGAGAGATTGA
- a CDS encoding 4Fe-4S dicluster domain-containing protein, with the protein MKTVVSRDQVQGDFVKKVAEISGENFFNCYQCGNCSAGCPSVNEMDLLPSQVVRYLQLGLADEVKNCKSMWVCAACLMCHARCPKGVDISKIMEALRVLRLREVDAEAYIDVTDFSDDYLERAPQIAMISGYRKFLPL; encoded by the coding sequence ATGAAAACTGTTGTTTCACGCGACCAGGTGCAGGGAGATTTTGTCAAAAAAGTGGCTGAGATCAGTGGTGAGAACTTTTTCAACTGCTACCAGTGTGGCAATTGCTCCGCCGGCTGTCCCTCGGTGAACGAAATGGATCTGCTACCCAGCCAGGTGGTTCGTTACCTGCAGCTGGGATTGGCCGATGAAGTGAAAAACTGTAAATCCATGTGGGTTTGTGCCGCCTGTTTGATGTGCCATGCCCGTTGTCCTAAAGGTGTTGATATTTCAAAGATCATGGAAGCCCTCCGGGTTTTACGGTTACGGGAAGTCGATGCCGAAGCTTACATTGATGTGACCGATTTCTCTGATGATTACCTGGAGCGGGCACCTCAGATTGCCATGATCAGTGGTTATCGAAAATTTCTCCCTCTTTAG